One window of Bacillota bacterium genomic DNA carries:
- the dnaJ gene encoding molecular chaperone DnaJ: MAAKRDYYEILGVSRDASQEEIKKAYRRLARQYHPDVNKDDPQAEEKFKEINEAYRVLSDPEARARYDRFGHAAFDGQPGAGGFGGFEGFDPAGGFEGFGDLFDDLFEMFTGGAARPRARGPVRGRDIEMEIVVDFEEAVFGAEKTYEVSRIERCARCNGDGAEPGAPIRTCPECNGTGQVRHVRQTPFGHFITATTCPRCRGEGRFPETPCSRCGGAGVAQERRRVTVRIPAGIDSGYRIRLRGEGEAGLRGGPPGDLYFLVRVRPHKLFRRDGADIILEQPIPFWQAALGGEIEVPTLEGTHKLHIPEGTQHGAEFRLRGLGVPRMGGYGRGDQVVRVKIEIPRKLTPEQKELLRKFAEIGGSEATSGASRFFKRVRDTLSGGRQAQ, encoded by the coding sequence TTGGCGGCGAAGCGTGACTATTACGAGATTTTGGGCGTAAGCCGGGACGCCAGCCAGGAAGAGATCAAGAAGGCGTACCGGCGGCTCGCGCGCCAATACCACCCGGACGTCAACAAAGACGATCCGCAGGCCGAAGAGAAATTCAAGGAGATCAACGAGGCCTACCGTGTCCTCAGCGATCCGGAGGCGCGGGCTCGTTACGATCGCTTCGGCCATGCGGCCTTCGACGGGCAGCCGGGAGCCGGCGGCTTTGGCGGTTTCGAAGGTTTCGACCCGGCGGGCGGCTTCGAAGGCTTCGGCGACCTGTTCGACGACCTCTTCGAGATGTTCACCGGCGGCGCGGCGCGCCCGCGCGCCCGGGGTCCCGTGCGCGGCCGGGACATCGAGATGGAGATCGTCGTGGACTTCGAGGAAGCGGTTTTCGGCGCGGAGAAAACGTACGAAGTGTCCCGGATCGAGCGGTGCGCGCGCTGCAACGGCGACGGCGCAGAGCCGGGCGCGCCCATCCGCACGTGCCCCGAGTGCAACGGCACAGGCCAGGTGCGCCACGTTCGCCAGACGCCTTTCGGCCACTTTATCACGGCCACGACGTGTCCTCGCTGCCGCGGCGAGGGGAGATTCCCCGAGACGCCGTGCTCGCGCTGCGGCGGCGCGGGCGTGGCGCAGGAGCGGCGGCGCGTCACGGTGCGCATTCCGGCCGGCATCGACAGCGGCTACCGCATTCGCTTACGGGGAGAAGGCGAGGCGGGCCTGCGCGGCGGGCCGCCCGGCGACTTGTACTTCCTCGTGCGGGTGCGGCCGCACAAGCTGTTCCGGCGCGACGGCGCAGACATCATCCTCGAGCAGCCCATTCCGTTCTGGCAGGCGGCGCTGGGCGGCGAGATCGAAGTGCCGACGCTGGAAGGCACGCATAAGCTGCACATTCCCGAAGGTACGCAGCATGGCGCCGAGTTTCGCCTGCGGGGCTTGGGCGTGCCGCGCATGGGCGGCTACGGGCGCGGCGACCAGGTCGTGCGCGTGAAGATCGAGATTCCTCGCAAGCTGACGCCGGAACAAAAGGAACTGCTGCGGAAATTTGCGGAGATCGGAGGAAGCGAGGCGACGTCGGGCGCGAGCCGGTTCTTCAAGCGGGTGCGCGACACGCTGTCCGGCGGCCGCCAAGCGCAGTAA
- a CDS encoding tyrosine phenol-lyase — MGGRFVHGDDFAAAVWRELNPEPFKRKAVEPVSPGSRERRLRAIEEAGYNTFLLRSEDVFIDLLTDSGTSAMSDRQWARMMKGDEAYAGSRSFAFLEETVRELFGFRHVIPTHQGRGAENLLSTALIRPGHFIPGNMYFTTTRAHQERNGGTFVDVIIDEAHDPQANHPFKGNVDLDKLRDLIRRVGPANIPYMYLAVTVNMAGGQPVSMANMKAVYELCREHGIPVFVDAARCVENAYFIQQREPGYADRPVREIVREMMSYADGCCMSAKKDALVNIGGFIAVNDDELARRLRELVVLFEGMPTYGGLAGRDLEAVAQGLWEATEDAYIRHRVRQVEQLGEMLRERGVPIVEPVGGHAVYLDARRFLPHLPQDLFPAQSLAAALYIVSGVRSMERGIVSAGRNPQTGDHYRPRLELVRLTVPRRVYSLRHMRVVADAAAQLLSLRDAISGLEMVYEPPTLRFFTARFRPVSPWGI; from the coding sequence ATGGGGGGCCGGTTCGTGCACGGGGACGATTTTGCGGCGGCCGTCTGGCGCGAGCTCAATCCCGAGCCTTTCAAGCGGAAGGCCGTGGAGCCCGTGTCGCCCGGCAGCCGGGAGCGGCGCCTGCGCGCCATCGAAGAGGCAGGCTACAACACCTTTCTGTTGCGATCGGAAGACGTTTTCATCGACCTCTTGACCGACAGCGGCACCAGCGCCATGAGCGACCGGCAATGGGCCCGCATGATGAAAGGCGACGAAGCCTACGCGGGCAGCCGGAGCTTTGCGTTTTTGGAGGAGACGGTGCGGGAGCTGTTCGGCTTCCGGCACGTCATCCCGACCCATCAGGGCCGGGGCGCCGAGAACCTGCTTTCCACCGCGCTCATCCGCCCGGGGCACTTCATCCCCGGCAACATGTACTTCACCACCACGCGCGCCCACCAAGAGCGCAACGGCGGCACCTTTGTCGACGTCATCATCGACGAGGCCCACGACCCGCAAGCCAACCACCCGTTTAAGGGCAACGTCGATCTCGACAAGCTGCGCGATCTCATCCGGCGCGTCGGACCCGCCAACATCCCGTACATGTACCTCGCGGTGACCGTGAACATGGCCGGCGGCCAGCCGGTGTCCATGGCCAACATGAAGGCGGTGTACGAGCTGTGCCGCGAGCACGGCATCCCCGTCTTCGTCGATGCGGCCCGCTGCGTGGAAAATGCGTACTTCATCCAGCAGCGCGAGCCGGGCTACGCGGATCGGCCCGTGCGCGAGATCGTGCGGGAGATGATGTCGTACGCCGACGGCTGCTGCATGAGCGCCAAGAAAGACGCCCTGGTCAACATCGGCGGCTTCATCGCCGTCAACGACGACGAGCTGGCCCGTCGCCTGCGGGAGCTGGTCGTGCTCTTCGAAGGAATGCCTACGTACGGCGGCTTGGCCGGGCGCGACCTGGAGGCGGTGGCGCAGGGGTTGTGGGAAGCGACGGAAGACGCGTACATCCGCCACCGCGTGCGCCAGGTGGAGCAGCTGGGCGAAATGCTGCGGGAGCGGGGCGTGCCCATCGTGGAGCCGGTGGGAGGGCACGCCGTGTACCTGGACGCTCGCCGTTTCCTCCCGCATTTGCCGCAGGACTTGTTCCCGGCCCAGTCGCTGGCCGCGGCGTTGTACATCGTGTCCGGCGTTCGCTCCATGGAGCGGGGCATCGTGTCCGCGGGACGCAATCCGCAGACCGGCGACCATTACCGGCCTCGCTTGGAGTTGGTGCGCCTGACCGTCCCGCGGCGGGTCTACAGCTTGCGGCACATGCGCGTCGTCGCCGACGCGGCCGCGCAGCTGCTGTCGCTGCGGGACGCCATCTCGGGCTTGGAGATGGTGTACGAGCCGCCTACCCTGCGGTTTTTCACGGCCCGCTTTCGGCCGGTCAGCCCGTGGGGGATTTGA
- the yqfC gene encoding sporulation protein YqfC, with translation MAARLMPAPGRFARRIPARRSAAFLPLHTLQGEGCPLTRATMAERLVRALDLPLEGVLDLPKMTLIGNFQALVENHRGLLAYDPRLIRIRTAKGELVIAGAGLRIASILPKELVVEGHIVQVELRR, from the coding sequence TTGGCCGCGCGGCTGATGCCCGCGCCGGGCCGTTTCGCGCGCCGGATTCCGGCGCGGCGTTCTGCTGCGTTCCTTCCCCTGCATACGTTGCAGGGGGAGGGGTGCCCTTTGACGCGCGCCACGATGGCGGAGCGCCTGGTCCGGGCGCTGGACTTGCCCCTCGAAGGGGTCCTCGATTTGCCGAAAATGACCCTCATCGGCAACTTCCAGGCCCTGGTGGAGAACCACCGGGGCTTGCTGGCCTACGACCCCCGCCTGATCCGCATCCGCACCGCCAAGGGCGAGCTGGTCATTGCGGGCGCAGGCCTGCGCATCGCCAGCATCCTGCCGAAGGAGCTGGTGGTGGAAGGGCACATCGTGCAGGTGGAGCTGCGCCGCTGA
- a CDS encoding phosphohydrolase, giving the protein MKVFAIGDLHLPGGQDKPMDVFGAAWRDHPEKIRAAWQETVGPEDVVLVPGDISWAMTLEEAREDLAYLGSLPGRIILIRGNHDFWWNGIGKVRRALPPNVQAVQNDHVRLTPEWAVCGSRGWVVPGASGWDEAVDGPIYAREQIRLRMSLESAVKAGARRLIVMLHFPPVNERHEPSAFTRLLEEFPVEHCVYGHLHGSAQRGALLGTHRGVKYHLAACDAIGFRPLFIEEI; this is encoded by the coding sequence TTGAAAGTTTTCGCCATCGGCGACCTGCATTTGCCGGGCGGACAGGACAAACCGATGGACGTGTTCGGCGCCGCCTGGCGAGACCATCCCGAGAAGATCCGCGCGGCGTGGCAAGAGACCGTCGGGCCGGAGGACGTCGTGCTGGTGCCCGGCGACATCTCGTGGGCCATGACGCTGGAGGAAGCCAGGGAAGACCTGGCGTATCTCGGCTCGCTGCCGGGGCGGATTATCCTTATCCGCGGCAACCACGACTTCTGGTGGAACGGCATCGGGAAAGTGCGGCGCGCGCTGCCGCCCAACGTGCAGGCAGTGCAAAACGACCACGTACGCCTGACGCCCGAGTGGGCCGTCTGCGGCAGCCGGGGCTGGGTCGTGCCCGGGGCCTCGGGCTGGGACGAAGCCGTCGACGGACCGATCTACGCACGGGAGCAGATCCGCTTACGCATGTCGCTGGAGAGCGCCGTGAAAGCCGGCGCGCGCCGGCTCATCGTCATGCTGCACTTCCCGCCGGTCAACGAGCGGCACGAGCCGTCCGCGTTCACCCGCCTGTTGGAGGAGTTCCCCGTCGAGCATTGCGTGTACGGCCACCTGCACGGTTCCGCGCAGCGCGGGGCGCTGCTGGGCACGCACCGGGGCGTCAAGTATCACCTGGCCGCCTGCGACGCCATCGGCTTTCGACCTTTGTTTATTGAAGAGATTTGA
- a CDS encoding molecular chaperone DnaK, producing the protein MGKVIGIDLGTTNSVVAVVEGGEPIVIPNAEGSRTTPSAVAFTTDGQLLVGAAAKRQAVLNPERTVLSIKRHMGTDYKVTIGDKQYTPQQISAFILQKLKADAEAYLGTKITQAVITVPAYFTDAQRQATKDAGTIAGLEVLRIINEPTAASLAYGLDKEDNQTILVFDLGGGTFDVSILEIGDGVFEVKATSGNNRLGGDDFDQRIIDWLVQQFKAEHGIDLSKDRQAMQRLKEAAEKAKIELSSVLSTNISLPFITMGPSGPLHIDVTLTRAKFEEMTRDLVEATLEPTRQALRDAGLKPSDIDKVILVGGSTRIPAVQRAIQELIGKEPYKGINPDECVAMGAAIQAAVLAGEMKSVVLLDVTPLSLGIETLGGVFTKIIERNTTIPTSAKQIFTTAADNQTSVEIHVLQGERAMAADNVTLGRFILDGIPPAPRGVPKIEVTFDIDANGIVKVSAKDLATGRAQQVTLRSSTALSKDDIERMIKEAEQFAEQDKKRRELAELRNQADSLIYSAERTLKDLGDKVSEADRKAIEEAKQRLSEAVKGDDAQAIKDALDKMSKAVFDVTTRVYQTVGPQPGADGAAGAQSGDGKTVEGEYRFSDGKREA; encoded by the coding sequence ATGGGCAAGGTTATCGGCATTGACTTGGGAACGACTAACTCGGTCGTAGCGGTGGTGGAGGGCGGCGAGCCTATCGTCATTCCGAACGCGGAAGGCAGCCGCACGACCCCGTCGGCCGTCGCTTTCACGACGGATGGGCAGCTCCTGGTGGGCGCCGCCGCCAAGCGGCAGGCGGTGCTCAATCCGGAGCGCACGGTTCTGTCCATCAAGCGCCACATGGGCACCGACTACAAGGTGACCATCGGCGATAAGCAGTACACGCCGCAGCAAATCTCGGCCTTCATCTTGCAGAAGCTGAAGGCCGACGCGGAAGCTTATCTGGGCACCAAGATCACGCAAGCGGTCATCACCGTGCCCGCGTACTTCACCGACGCGCAGCGGCAGGCGACGAAAGACGCGGGCACCATCGCCGGCCTTGAAGTGCTGCGCATCATCAACGAGCCGACGGCCGCGTCGCTGGCCTACGGCCTCGACAAAGAGGACAACCAGACGATTCTCGTCTTTGACCTCGGCGGCGGCACCTTCGACGTGTCGATCCTGGAGATCGGCGACGGCGTCTTCGAGGTCAAGGCTACCAGCGGCAACAACCGGCTGGGCGGCGACGACTTTGACCAGCGCATCATCGACTGGCTCGTGCAGCAGTTCAAGGCGGAGCACGGCATCGACTTGTCCAAGGACCGGCAGGCGATGCAGCGGCTCAAGGAAGCGGCGGAGAAGGCCAAGATCGAACTGTCCAGCGTGCTGAGCACCAACATCAGCCTGCCGTTCATCACCATGGGCCCGTCGGGACCGCTGCACATCGACGTGACGCTGACCCGGGCCAAGTTCGAGGAGATGACGCGGGACCTGGTGGAGGCGACGCTGGAGCCGACGCGGCAGGCGCTGCGGGACGCGGGCCTCAAGCCCAGCGACATCGACAAGGTGATCCTCGTCGGCGGCTCGACGCGCATCCCGGCCGTGCAGCGCGCCATCCAGGAGCTGATCGGCAAGGAGCCGTACAAGGGCATCAACCCCGACGAGTGCGTGGCCATGGGCGCCGCCATCCAGGCCGCCGTCCTGGCGGGCGAGATGAAGAGCGTCGTGCTGCTTGACGTGACGCCCCTGTCGCTGGGCATCGAGACGCTGGGCGGTGTGTTTACGAAGATCATCGAGCGCAACACGACGATTCCGACGTCGGCCAAGCAAATCTTTACGACGGCGGCCGACAACCAGACCAGCGTCGAGATTCACGTCCTGCAGGGCGAGCGGGCCATGGCGGCCGACAACGTCACGCTGGGCCGCTTCATCCTGGACGGCATCCCGCCGGCGCCGCGCGGCGTGCCGAAGATTGAAGTTACCTTCGACATCGACGCGAACGGCATCGTGAAGGTGTCGGCGAAAGACTTGGCCACGGGGCGCGCGCAGCAGGTGACGCTGCGGTCGTCCACCGCCTTGTCGAAGGACGACATCGAGCGGATGATCAAGGAGGCCGAGCAGTTCGCGGAGCAGGACAAGAAGCGCCGCGAGCTCGCGGAGCTGCGCAATCAGGCCGACAGCCTGATCTACTCCGCGGAGCGCACGCTGAAAGATCTGGGCGACAAGGTCAGCGAGGCGGACCGCAAGGCCATCGAAGAAGCCAAGCAGCGCCTGTCCGAAGCGGTCAAGGGTGACGACGCGCAGGCCATCAAGGACGCGCTGGACAAGATGAGCAAAGCCGTGTTCGACGTGACGACGCGCGTGTACCAGACGGTGGGGCCGCAACCCGGGGCGGACGGCGCCGCCGGCGCGCAAAGCGGCGACGGCAAGACCGTCGAAGGCGAGTACCGGTTCTCCGACGGAAAGCGGGAAGCGTAG
- a CDS encoding histidine triad nucleotide-binding protein: protein MADQCIFCGIIAREVPGDIVYEDEHVVAFRDINPQAPVHLLIVPRRHIPALADASADDTELLGRILQAANALADKFGLKQSGYRVVTNCGKDSGQVVYHLHFHLLGGKPLGPFA, encoded by the coding sequence GTGGCCGACCAGTGCATTTTCTGTGGCATCATCGCGCGTGAGGTGCCCGGCGACATCGTCTACGAAGACGAGCACGTCGTGGCGTTCCGCGACATCAATCCTCAGGCGCCCGTTCATCTCCTGATCGTTCCGCGCCGTCACATTCCGGCGCTGGCCGACGCGTCGGCCGACGACACCGAGCTGCTCGGCCGCATCCTGCAAGCGGCCAATGCGCTGGCGGACAAGTTCGGCCTCAAGCAGTCAGGCTACCGCGTGGTAACCAACTGCGGAAAGGACAGCGGACAGGTGGTTTACCACCTGCACTTCCATTTGCTGGGCGGCAAACCCCTGGGACCGTTCGCGTGA
- a CDS encoding acyl-CoA dehydrogenase → MYLTDDQRAVQEMARAFAEREVAPLAAEYERRRCLPPGIVRRMGEQGLIGVMFPEEYGGAGGDVLAQALAVQEISKVNAGIGATLLVQVLALYPIWKVGSEELKRKYLPRGIRGEIIGAIGMTEPDAGSDFAAIRTRAVLDGEHYVVNGRKTFITNGPVADFVTLAVKTAPELGRRGISLLVVDKETPGFQVARKLDKMGWHTSETAELAFVDCRVPRSQLVGEENRGFYYVMEDFNLERIFLAAQCVGIAEAAFAAARDYACSRRQFGRAIAEFQAIRHALVDMYVLLEQARLLFLQACARYGGAGGPLAASMAKLAAAEMVTKVTSMAVQIHGGYGYVADYPVERYFRDARLYPIGGGTSEIQKEIIARRLGLAAAD, encoded by the coding sequence ATGTACCTGACCGACGATCAGCGGGCCGTGCAGGAGATGGCCAGGGCGTTCGCGGAGCGGGAAGTGGCCCCGCTGGCCGCCGAGTACGAGCGGCGCCGCTGCCTGCCGCCCGGCATCGTGCGGCGCATGGGCGAGCAGGGCCTGATCGGCGTCATGTTTCCCGAGGAGTACGGCGGCGCCGGGGGCGACGTGCTCGCGCAGGCGCTGGCGGTGCAGGAGATTTCGAAAGTGAACGCCGGCATCGGGGCCACGCTGCTGGTGCAGGTGCTGGCGCTGTACCCGATCTGGAAAGTGGGCTCCGAGGAGCTAAAGCGCAAGTATCTGCCGCGGGGCATCCGGGGCGAGATTATCGGCGCCATCGGCATGACGGAGCCGGACGCCGGCTCCGATTTCGCCGCCATCCGCACCCGGGCGGTGCTCGACGGCGAGCATTACGTGGTCAACGGGCGCAAGACGTTTATCACCAACGGTCCCGTGGCCGATTTCGTGACGCTGGCGGTGAAGACCGCGCCGGAGCTGGGCCGGCGCGGCATTTCGCTGCTCGTGGTCGACAAAGAGACGCCGGGCTTCCAGGTGGCCCGCAAACTGGACAAGATGGGCTGGCACACCTCGGAGACGGCGGAGCTGGCGTTCGTCGACTGCCGCGTGCCTCGCTCGCAGCTGGTGGGCGAGGAAAACCGCGGTTTTTATTACGTAATGGAAGACTTCAACCTAGAGCGCATCTTTCTGGCCGCCCAGTGCGTCGGCATCGCGGAGGCCGCATTCGCAGCGGCGCGGGACTACGCGTGCAGCCGGCGGCAGTTCGGCCGGGCTATCGCTGAGTTTCAGGCAATCCGCCACGCCTTGGTCGACATGTACGTGCTGCTGGAGCAGGCGCGGCTGTTGTTCTTGCAGGCCTGTGCGCGCTACGGCGGCGCCGGCGGCCCGCTGGCGGCGTCCATGGCCAAGCTGGCGGCGGCGGAGATGGTCACCAAAGTCACCTCCATGGCGGTGCAGATCCACGGCGGCTACGGGTACGTCGCCGACTATCCGGTGGAACGCTATTTCCGTGACGCGCGGCTGTATCCCATCGGCGGGGGCACTTCGGAAATCCAAAAGGAAATCATCGCCCGCCGCCTGGGGCTGGCGGCGGCCGACTGA
- a CDS encoding 30S ribosomal protein S21 — MAEVRVGKNESLDRALKRFQELRRREGIMAELRKREHYDKPSERRKKKAQAARRKKR, encoded by the coding sequence ATGGCCGAAGTGCGGGTCGGGAAAAACGAAAGTTTGGACCGGGCGTTGAAGCGCTTTCAGGAGCTGCGCCGGCGCGAAGGCATTATGGCAGAGCTGCGCAAGCGCGAGCACTACGACAAGCCCAGCGAGCGGCGCAAGAAGAAAGCGCAGGCTGCCCGGCGGAAGAAGCGGTAG
- a CDS encoding 16S rRNA (uracil(1498)-N(3))-methyltransferase has protein sequence MHRFFVLVPDAADLPAGAAEKAPLAAGDIVALSETDSIHAARVLRLAPGDVVVVCDGRGYEYEAELHQVSPRAVTVRIRSGRLSAAEPSVHVTLAQGIAKGDKMDFIVQKAVEVGVSRIIPLSTQRTVVRLDEEKAGARVERWQRIAYEAAKQSGRARVPRVEAVHAWEELWRRRDLGTVFVPWEGETTLRLLEAAAALAASHTPAAPARLTIVIGPEGGFAEAEIALAQRHGAQPVTLGPRILRTETAGLVAAALVLGALGELG, from the coding sequence ATGCACCGCTTTTTCGTTCTTGTCCCTGACGCGGCGGACCTCCCGGCGGGCGCAGCCGAAAAAGCGCCGCTGGCCGCCGGCGATATCGTTGCCCTCTCCGAAACGGACTCGATCCACGCGGCGCGAGTGCTGCGCCTCGCGCCCGGCGACGTCGTCGTCGTCTGCGACGGGCGCGGGTACGAATACGAGGCGGAGCTGCACCAAGTGTCGCCGCGGGCGGTGACGGTCCGCATCCGCAGCGGCCGCCTTTCCGCCGCCGAGCCTTCGGTGCACGTGACGCTGGCCCAAGGCATCGCCAAAGGCGACAAGATGGATTTCATCGTGCAGAAGGCGGTTGAGGTGGGCGTTTCCCGGATTATTCCGCTCAGCACGCAGCGCACGGTCGTACGCCTCGACGAGGAAAAGGCCGGCGCCCGCGTGGAGCGCTGGCAGCGGATCGCCTACGAAGCGGCCAAGCAGTCGGGCCGGGCGCGGGTGCCGCGGGTGGAAGCGGTGCACGCATGGGAGGAGCTGTGGCGGCGGCGCGACCTGGGTACCGTGTTCGTCCCCTGGGAAGGCGAGACGACGCTGCGGCTGCTGGAGGCGGCCGCGGCGCTGGCGGCGAGTCACACCCCCGCCGCGCCGGCGCGGCTTACCATCGTCATCGGGCCGGAAGGGGGCTTCGCCGAAGCCGAGATCGCGTTGGCCCAGCGGCACGGCGCGCAGCCCGTCACCTTAGGACCTCGCATCTTGCGCACCGAGACCGCGGGGCTTGTGGCCGCGGCGTTGGTGCTGGGCGCCCTGGGCGAGCTGGGATAG
- the grpE gene encoding nucleotide exchange factor GrpE, protein MGGEQVQAGREEPEAGREPADLGGAEEAAGAGDASAAGRGDEPSAAGSEVPAGAEPAEADETAALRRRVEELEALNRELNDQFLRLAADFDNFRRRVRQNEEAVRAAAAEALMKDLLPILDHLEMAVAAAGDLLETPFGQGVSLIRQQLLDVLARHGLEPLAAQGKPFDPQTMEAVAVDAATDNVPAGHVSAELRRGYKLNGKLLRPSLVKVAQSS, encoded by the coding sequence GTGGGCGGGGAACAGGTCCAGGCCGGCCGGGAAGAGCCTGAAGCTGGCAGGGAACCGGCTGACCTCGGCGGGGCGGAGGAGGCCGCCGGGGCGGGCGACGCCTCGGCCGCCGGGCGCGGCGACGAGCCGAGCGCGGCCGGCAGCGAGGTCCCAGCCGGCGCCGAGCCCGCTGAAGCCGACGAAACCGCGGCGCTGCGCCGGCGGGTGGAGGAGCTGGAGGCGCTCAATCGCGAGCTTAACGACCAGTTCTTGCGGCTGGCGGCCGACTTCGACAATTTCCGCCGGCGCGTGAGGCAGAACGAAGAGGCGGTGCGGGCCGCGGCGGCCGAAGCGCTCATGAAGGATCTGTTGCCGATCCTTGATCATCTGGAAATGGCCGTCGCCGCGGCGGGTGACTTGCTCGAGACCCCGTTCGGCCAAGGCGTGAGCCTCATTCGCCAGCAGCTGCTGGACGTGCTGGCCCGCCACGGCCTGGAGCCGCTAGCCGCGCAAGGCAAGCCCTTTGACCCGCAGACGATGGAAGCGGTCGCGGTGGATGCGGCGACCGACAACGTGCCCGCGGGGCACGTCAGCGCAGAGTTGCGCCGCGGGTACAAACTGAACGGCAAGCTGTTGCGTCCGAGCCTGGTGAAAGTGGCGCAGAGCTCGTGA
- a CDS encoding twin-arginine translocase TatA/TatE family subunit: MFGIGAMELVVILILALIIFGPSKLPEVGRAIGRSVREFRKAASEVMDDDRPAGEKDR, from the coding sequence ATGTTCGGCATCGGCGCGATGGAGCTAGTCGTCATTCTGATCCTGGCGCTCATCATTTTCGGTCCCAGCAAGCTGCCCGAAGTGGGAAGGGCTATCGGGCGCAGCGTGCGGGAGTTCCGGAAGGCCGCCAGCGAAGTGATGGACGACGACCGGCCGGCGGGCGAGAAAGACCGCTGA
- the prmA gene encoding 50S ribosomal protein L11 methyltransferase, which yields MQWTQVDVHTSPEAEEAVSQILLDAGAHGVVIRSGPAGPVVSAYWSDPAPDLAEHIAARVRALADAGLDPGPARVETALVADEDWAQSWKKYYHPLRIGRRLLVKPAWIDAADDDRLLIQLDPGMAFGTGYHPTTVLCLEALEEVVRPGHVVVDVGTGSGILGIAAARLGAAAVIAVDTELEAVEAAAANAARNGVAGVMAVRRGSVDAARELLGDRRADVVVVNILAKVIDELAEDLLGLLKPGGVLVASGIIEHASAPLQERLRSVGFAVEEERARGEWRCLIGRRSD from the coding sequence ATGCAGTGGACGCAAGTGGATGTGCACACGTCGCCCGAAGCGGAGGAAGCAGTCAGCCAAATCCTGCTCGATGCCGGCGCGCACGGCGTCGTCATCCGGAGCGGGCCGGCGGGGCCGGTGGTCAGCGCCTACTGGTCGGATCCGGCGCCGGACTTGGCGGAGCACATCGCGGCACGGGTGCGGGCGCTGGCCGACGCGGGCCTGGATCCGGGGCCGGCGCGGGTGGAGACGGCGCTGGTGGCCGACGAAGACTGGGCGCAGAGCTGGAAGAAGTATTATCATCCGCTGCGCATCGGCCGCCGGCTGCTGGTCAAGCCGGCGTGGATCGACGCGGCCGATGACGATCGGCTCCTCATCCAGCTGGACCCGGGCATGGCGTTCGGTACGGGGTATCACCCGACGACGGTTCTGTGCCTGGAGGCGCTGGAGGAAGTTGTCCGGCCCGGGCACGTCGTCGTCGACGTCGGCACGGGATCGGGCATCCTGGGCATCGCGGCGGCGCGCCTCGGAGCCGCGGCGGTCATCGCTGTCGACACGGAGTTGGAGGCGGTGGAGGCGGCGGCCGCCAACGCGGCCCGCAACGGCGTCGCCGGTGTCATGGCGGTCCGGCGCGGCAGCGTCGACGCGGCCCGGGAACTGCTGGGCGACCGGCGGGCCGACGTGGTCGTCGTCAACATTTTGGCGAAGGTCATCGACGAGCTGGCCGAAGACTTGCTGGGCCTGCTGAAGCCGGGCGGCGTCCTGGTGGCCAGCGGCATCATCGAGCACGCGTCAGCGCCGTTGCAGGAGCGGCTCCGTTCGGTGGGGTTCGCCGTCGAGGAGGAGCGCGCCCGCGGCGAGTGGCGCTGCCTCATCGGGCGGAGATCGGACTGA